A region from the Fusarium musae strain F31 chromosome 1, whole genome shotgun sequence genome encodes:
- a CDS encoding hypothetical protein (EggNog:ENOG41), translating into MQVHPAQYIAPIAQPSAARAPVSDQAPAISMPPAGFRNILNSAGDGSNRYQKLGNQGDTKASGPLTNEVQRLQKHIEAKMADLAEEPNSRILRRDLRRLQDRLNLALNKAITASRKSHARQVSLSTFSSFSQPAPDSHKTAQEKDFQQSRKREQCGQRDVSPQRIERHHVCTECGNTRSALYHKRFPVGPGPSTKINLCESCREMEYKRGVIRQYHFCSNCGSARSKAFHAQHPVFPGEPIFTNYCDACVLEFHYNGSLPDDSVIGLAPRLKDHIARRAAIKKEDDMDSLTVNRHRNRKKGERNVSIDQNEATEYEKAASTVEKVRGRCPEPREARGTVISPESSYCPSRNTGSSGRRAERKSSRETNTDPPPPLPQKESEKRPRNYQAPYVEDSVSTAHSKGDMHINSHEGEMAGQKSANKVYEPWKTLPHDFVLKSAMASDRSSSDGSGKIRNATEKEPCRQRGKSLDSERSDPSSSRSSGSKTVRFKKSVDVRTPLTYEGNTEFSEPESPTRMRLPGSPLISRQKPSYYNSYSPERKATDKYLHPHYGQTSRNSSVPKHESLRTPDDFQPGAPSKGYSQGAFSKDFDNGADWDSFRNPAYSCVEQYADDSPLPEHHETDEGFQAPIPKFHDYSYHDQCMESTASLPSRTSSGSVFSSFFKKKKNKSSSVPPGVRAGSYPPSHNFNETARDN; encoded by the exons ATGCAAGTTCATCCAGCTCAGTATATTGCGCCTATTGCCCAGCCTTCCGCAGCACGAGCTCCTGTCTCAGATCAGGCACCAGCGATCTCCATGCCTCCAGCGGGTTTCAGAAACATCTTGAACTCAGCAGGGGATGGGAGTAACCGCTACCAAAAGCTTGGCAATCAGGGAGACACCAAGGCTTCCGGCCCGTTGACAAACGAAGTGCAACGCCTACAGAAGCATATTGAAGCCAAGATGGCGGATTTGGCCGAGGAGCCCAACAGCAGAATCTTGCGTCGCGACCTCCGCCGCCTTCAAGACAGACTGAACCTTGCCCTCAACAAGGCTATCACAGCGAGCAGAAAGTCTCACGCGAGACAAGTATCGCTCTCCACTTTTAGCAGCTTTTCTCAACCGGCCCCTGATAGTCATAAAACTGcacaagaaaaagacttTCAGCAGAGCCGGAAGCGAGAGCAATGTGGCCAACGAGATGTGAGTCCTCAGCGCATCGAACGCCATCACGTTTGCACGGAGTGTGGAAACACTCGGTCAGCGCTTTACCACAAGAGGTTTCCTGTTGGCCCAGGACCATCCACTAAGATTAATCTCTGCGAAAGCTGCCGAGAGATGGAATACAAACGAGGTGTCATTCGTCAATACCACTTCTGTTCCAATTGTGGAAGCGCGAGGTCCAAGGCATTTCATGCCCAGCACCCAGTCTTTCCGGGGGAGCCAATCTTCACAAACTATTGCGATGCCTGTGTGCTGGAGTTCCACTACAATGGAAGTCTGCCAGACGACTCTGTAATTGGACTG GCCCCCAGACTGAAGGACCACATAGCCAGGCGAGCTGCCAttaagaaggaagatgacATGGATTCTCTGACTGTAAATCGCCATCGGAATCGCAAGAAAGGAGAACGGAATGTCTCCATTGACCAGAACGAGGCCACCGAGTACGAGAAAGCGGCTTCTACAGTCGAGAAGGTCCGTGGAAGGTGTCCTGAACCACGAGAGGCCAGAGGCACTGTCATTTCCCCGGAGTCTTCTTACTGTCCCTCGAGAAATACAGGGTCTTCCGGCCGCCGAGCAGAGCGGAAGTCATCGAGAGAAACCAACACtgatcctcctcctcctctccctcagaAGGAAAGCGAAAAGCGTCCTCGGAATTACCAGGCACCATATGTTGAAGACTCGGTTTCGACGGCTCACTCTAAAGGAGATATGCACATTAATAGCCACGAAGGCGAAATGGCTGGCCAGAAGTCTGCGAACAAGGTTTACGAGCCATGGAAAACTCTTCCGCATGACTTTGTCCTCAAGTCCGCAATGGCCAGTGATCGCTCGTCTTCAGACGGCTCTGGAAAAATTCGAAATGCCACAGAAAAAGAACCGTGTCGACAGCGCGGGAAGTCTCTTGACTCTGAACGATCTGACCCGAGCTCCTCCAGGTCATCCGGTAGTAAGACTGTGAGATTCAAGAAGTCTGTTGATGTTCGTACTCCATTGACTTACGAGGGAAATACTGAGTTCTCGGAGCCTGAGTCTCCCACCAGAATGAGGCTGCCAGGATCTCCTCTCATCTCACGCCAGAAACCATCATATTACAACAGCTATTCTCCTGAAAGAAAGGCCACAGACAAGTACCTTCATCCTCACTATGGCCAAACTTCGAGGAATAGTTCTGTACCCAAGCACGAAAGCTTGCGGACACCAGACGACTTTCAGCCAGGAGCACCTTCGAAGGGCTACTCCCAGGGTGCTTTCAGCAAAGATTTTGATAACGGCGCAGACTGGGATTCCTTTCGAAATCCTGCGTACTCATGCGTAGAGCAGTATGCAGATGACAGCCCCCTGCCTGAACATCATGAGACAGACGAAGGATTCCAGGCGCCCATCCCCAAGTTTCACGACTACAGCTACCATGATCAGTGTATGGAGTCCACCGCCTCTCTCCCATCCCGTACATCTTCAGGGAGCGTGTTTTCgtccttcttcaagaagaaaaagaacaagtCATCTTCTGTTCCCCCAGGCGTTCGAGCAGGCTCATACCCACCAAGTCACAACTTTAACGAGACTGCCAGAGACAATTAG
- the STT3 gene encoding oligosaccharyl transferase stt3 subunit (BUSCO:EOG09260TVA~CAZy:GT66), with translation MAVKTAKTEDVLAGVNGQNTRTLLRVIILLLIAGAAVSSRLFSVILDPWFNFRATKYLVANGFYKFWDWFDDRTWHPLGRVTGGTLYPGLMVTSGVIYHALRALTVPVDIRNICVLLAPAFSGLTAYAAYLLTNEMTTSSSAGLLAAVFMGIAPGYISRSVAGSYDNEAIAIFLLVLTFYLWVKALKLGSMLWGALCALSYAYMVASWGGYAFITCLLPVHAFVLLCMGRYSDRLYISYTTWYAIGTMASFQVPFVGFLCVKTNEHMPALGVFGLLQVIAFIVYVKSVIPGRQITTIVVAAGVATFFVGLAGLILLTSFGYIAPWGGRFYSLFDTGYAKIHIPIIASVSEHQPTAWPSFFFDLNFLIWLFPAGVYMCFQNLADEHVFIVVYALFASYFAGVMVRLMLTLTPVVCVAAAMAASQLLDTYLRVNQPEPTQAAQGEAVDGSKKAKGALRATTKPEVGVYTTLSKITVVAGMVIYLVMFVTHCTWVTSNAYSAPSVVLSSRRMDGSPVIIDDYREAYQWLRQNTGKDAKIMSWWDYGYQIGGMADRPTLVDNNTWNNTHIATVGKAMSSREEVSYPIMRQHEVDYVLVVFGGVLGYSGDDINKFLWMVRIAEGIWPDEVKERNFFTERGEYRVDAGATETMKNSLMYKMSYHNFNKTNSPGKIVDRVRGVKMPDTSPTLDVLEEAFTSENWLIRIYKVKDLDNVGRDHFEAGAFSRGQKKKKAVQKRGARVLRVD, from the exons ATGGCGGTAAAGACGGCAAAGACCGAAGACGTCCTCGCCGGAGTGAACGGACAAAACACTAGGACTCTACTAAGagtcatcattcttctcttgaTCGCTGGCGCAGCTGTGTCCAGTCGCCTTTTTTCTGTGATAC TCGACCCATGGTTCAACTTCCGCGCGACGAAATACCTCGTCGCCAATGGATTTTACAAGTTTTGGGATTGGTTCGATGACAGGACATGGCATCCTCTTGGGCGGGTAACCGGAGGCACCCTCTATCCTGGTCTGATGGTGACAAGCGGCGTCATCTACCACGCTCTCCGCGCCCTTACGGTCCCAGTCGATATTCGAAACATTTGCGTCCTTCTCGCCCCGGCCTTCTCCGGACTGACAGCTTATGCTGCCTACCTACTTACCAATGAGATGACTACATCTTCTTCCGCTGGTCTTCTTGCCGCAGTTTTCATGGGCATTGCACCTGGTTACATCTCTCGATCCGTGGCCGGTAGCTACGATAACGAGGCCATTGCCattttccttcttgtcctcacATTCTACCTCTGGGTCAAGGCCTTGAAGCTGGGTTCGATGCTGTGGGGTGCTCTTTGCGCACTATCGTACGCATACATGGTTGCATCGTGGGGTGGATATGCTTTCATTACATGTCTACTGCCCGTCCATGCCTTCGTTCTCCTTTGCATGGGCCGTTACAGTGATCGCCTCTATATCAGCTACACGACGTGGTACGCTATCGGTACCATGGCTAGTTTCCAGGTGCCATTCGTCGGCTTCCTTTGTGTCAAGACTAATGAGCACATGCCCGCGCTTG GTGTTTTTGGCCTCCTTCAGGTGATTGCATTCATTGTTTACGTCAAGTCTGTTATCCCTGGACGACAGATCACAACTATCGTAGTTGCCGCTGGTGTAGCGACTTTCTTCGTCGGTCTCGCTGGCCTCATTCTTTTGACCTCATTTGGATACATCGCGCCCTGGGGCGGTCGATTCTATTCATTGTTCGACACCGGTTATGCCAAGATCCACATTCCCATCATTGCTTCAGTCTCTGAGCATCAGCCTACCGCATGGCCCTCATTTTTCTTTGATCTTAACTTCCTCATCTGGCTCTTCCCTGCTGGTGTTTATATGTGTTTCCAGAACCTCGCGGATGAGCATGTCTTCATTGTTGTCTATGCTCTGTTTGCAAGCTACTTTGCTGGTGTTATGGTCCGTCTTATGCTCACACTGACACCTGTTGTGTGTGTTGCCGCTGCCATGGCTGCCTCTCAGCTCCTCGACACCTATCTCCGGGTCAATCAGCCTGAGCCAACCCAGGCTGCACAAGGAGAGGCCGTTGATGGatccaagaaggccaagggtgCACTTCGAGCGACCACAAAGCCCGAAGTTGGTGTTTACACTACCTTGTCCAAGATTACGGTTGTTGCTGGCATGGTCATCTACCTGGTCATGTTTGTTACTCACTGCACATGGGTCACCTCCAACGCCTACTCAGCACCTTCTGTTGTCCTGTCCAGTCGGCGCATGGATGGCAGCCCGGTCATCATTGATGACTATCGTGAGGCCTATCAGTGGCTCCGACAGAACACCGGCAAAGACGCCAAGATCATGTCATGGTGGGATTATGGTTATCAGATTGGTGGTATGGCTGACCGACCAACGCTTGTCGACAACAACACCTGGAACAACACCCATATCGCTACTGTTGGAAAGGCCATGAGTTCTCGCGAGGAGGTCAGCTATCCCATCATGCGCCAGCACGAGGTTGACTATGTCCTCGTCGTCTTTGGTGGCGTTCTTGGCTACTCTGGagatgatatcaacaagTTTCTCTGGATGGTTCGCATTGCGGAGGGCATTTGGCCTGATGAGGTCAAAGAGCGCAACTTCTTCACCGAACGCGGCGAATACAGAGTTGATGCCGGCGCTACCGAGACTATGAAGAACAGCTTGAT GTACAAGATGTCTTACCACAACTTTAATAAGACGAACTCACCTGGAAAGATCGTCGATCGAGTGCGTGGTGTTAAGATGCCCGATACAAGCCCCACACTCGATGTACTGGAAGAGGCCTTTACCAGTGAGAATTGGCTCATCCGTATttacaaggtcaaggatcttgacaaCGTTGGCCGTGATCATTTTGAAGCGGGTGCCTTTAGCCGtgggcagaagaagaagaaggcggtTCAAAAGCGAGGTGCCCGCGTCCTCCGTGTGGATTAG